In the genome of Treponema pedis, one region contains:
- a CDS encoding sugar ABC transporter substrate-binding protein: MKCKRTVYAVNLFLFGIILFSGLITSCGGKNEKEKNVLTVQAEQGWISYYEAAAKRVQEANPNTEIKLIEVGAFDHLDKIDATDASNQDVADLFAIPADRLYGLAENEVLASIDSKKLAAELGGWTDFDSGLGGNLKINNEYLAFPLNIETLITFVNVTNAQKDGIDYSKPFEISNTKDADKILLPLFDAWYGVAATNSANIELLSKKSDNVLFSDITSEFNNLSNDKKEAIKIIYEYWKLNYKNKTPLFDPEAGWGYIDTEFSNGNKGVIRLGGPWDTASISEQTNGNFAIFPIDHITLNGKPLLHWKGGWGLAINSRIEKDADKYALALQMIKEIVNPKYAAEFFKATGKILENVPADVYEKLDLEKTEKEVIKAVIASYTLSPARPLFKEWGKVWDTWRNAILSWNSVNPQTVEEAYKELKASFDAMMTNFSM, from the coding sequence ATGAAATGTAAAAGAACTGTATATGCCGTAAATCTCTTCCTTTTCGGTATTATTTTATTTTCCGGTTTAATTACCTCGTGCGGAGGAAAAAACGAAAAAGAAAAAAACGTATTAACCGTACAGGCCGAACAGGGCTGGATATCTTATTACGAAGCGGCGGCAAAGCGCGTGCAAGAAGCCAATCCGAATACCGAAATTAAACTTATAGAAGTAGGAGCTTTCGACCATTTGGATAAAATTGACGCTACCGATGCTTCAAACCAAGATGTAGCCGATTTATTCGCAATACCTGCCGACAGGCTCTACGGCCTTGCGGAAAATGAAGTTCTTGCGTCAATAGATTCTAAAAAACTTGCAGCGGAACTGGGCGGCTGGACGGATTTCGATTCGGGTTTAGGCGGTAATTTAAAAATAAATAACGAATACCTTGCCTTTCCCTTAAACATTGAAACCCTTATTACCTTCGTTAACGTTACAAATGCGCAAAAAGACGGAATAGATTATTCCAAGCCCTTTGAAATTTCCAATACTAAAGATGCCGATAAAATTTTACTTCCGCTTTTTGACGCTTGGTACGGTGTTGCCGCAACAAATTCCGCAAATATCGAACTTTTGAGCAAAAAAAGCGACAACGTACTTTTCTCGGATATTACTTCCGAATTTAACAACCTTTCAAACGATAAAAAAGAAGCTATAAAAATAATTTATGAATATTGGAAATTAAATTATAAAAATAAAACACCCTTGTTCGACCCTGAAGCGGGTTGGGGATATATCGATACGGAATTTTCAAACGGCAACAAGGGTGTTATCCGCTTAGGCGGCCCGTGGGATACGGCAAGCATCTCCGAGCAAACAAACGGCAACTTTGCAATATTCCCCATAGACCATATCACTTTAAACGGTAAACCGCTTTTGCACTGGAAAGGCGGCTGGGGTCTTGCAATTAACTCCAGAATAGAAAAAGATGCCGATAAATACGCTCTTGCACTGCAGATGATTAAAGAAATCGTTAATCCGAAATATGCCGCAGAATTTTTCAAAGCAACGGGTAAAATCTTGGAAAATGTCCCTGCCGATGTATATGAAAAACTTGACCTCGAAAAGACGGAAAAAGAAGTTATAAAGGCGGTTATAGCTTCATACACACTCTCCCCTGCCCGCCCCTTATTTAAAGAATGGGGTAAGGTTTGGGATACATGGAGAAATGCAATTCTCTCATGGAACAGCGTTAATCCGCAAACCGTAGAGGAAGCATATAAAGAATTAAAAGCGTCTTTTGATGCAATGATGACAAATTTTAGCATGTAA
- a CDS encoding ABC transporter ATP-binding protein has product MKVSLKDVGKKYEGRENFTIRHINLEIGDKEFCVILGPSGCGKSTLLRMIAGLNSITEGELIFGDKVVNKVAPKNRHIAMVFQSYALYPHLTVYDNMAFSLKMKKEKKEIIHNRVLEAAKILQISDNLYSRPSDLSGGQRQRVALGRAMVRRPRVFLMDEPLSNLDAKLREHMRVELVRLHKQMETTSIYVTHDQTEAMTMATKIVLLNKGKIQQVGKPEEFYNKPANLFTAQFIGSPTMNIFKGSIENGVFVNDSGLIKVAPKEEDAKRLNSYEGKKVYLGIRSERFLAQKSERNSFHTKIEVIEMLGKEKLLYTRLDDGTECVMSEPGYFEYAVDEVHNFTFDTEALHFFDGETSERIN; this is encoded by the coding sequence ATGAAAGTCAGTTTAAAAGATGTCGGAAAAAAATATGAAGGAAGAGAAAATTTTACCATACGCCATATCAACTTGGAAATAGGCGATAAAGAATTTTGCGTTATTTTAGGGCCGTCAGGCTGCGGTAAATCCACCCTGCTTAGAATGATTGCAGGTTTAAATTCAATTACGGAAGGAGAGCTAATCTTCGGCGACAAGGTGGTAAACAAGGTAGCACCTAAAAACAGGCATATAGCAATGGTCTTTCAATCCTACGCCTTATACCCGCATTTAACGGTTTATGATAATATGGCATTTTCTTTAAAAATGAAAAAAGAAAAAAAAGAAATTATACACAATAGGGTTTTAGAAGCGGCAAAAATTTTACAAATAAGCGATAACCTGTATTCACGGCCGTCAGACCTTTCAGGCGGACAACGCCAGCGCGTAGCTTTAGGGAGGGCAATGGTCAGAAGACCGCGCGTATTTTTAATGGACGAACCTCTTTCAAACCTTGACGCAAAATTACGGGAACATATGCGAGTGGAATTGGTAAGATTGCACAAACAAATGGAAACAACTTCAATTTACGTAACTCATGACCAAACCGAAGCTATGACAATGGCAACAAAAATCGTTTTATTGAATAAGGGAAAAATTCAACAGGTAGGTAAGCCTGAAGAATTTTACAATAAACCGGCCAATCTTTTTACGGCACAATTTATAGGCTCTCCCACAATGAATATTTTTAAAGGCAGCATCGAAAACGGAGTCTTTGTAAACGATTCGGGTTTAATAAAAGTCGCTCCTAAAGAAGAAGACGCTAAACGGCTTAACTCTTATGAAGGGAAAAAAGTATACTTAGGCATAAGGTCGGAAAGATTCCTTGCTCAAAAAAGCGAACGAAATTCTTTTCATACAAAAATAGAGGTTATTGAAATGCTCGGGAAAGAAAAGCTATTATATACACGGCTCGATGACGGAACGGAATGCGTAATGAGCGAACCGGGTTATTTTGAATATGCGGTCGATGAAGTTCATAATTTTACATTCGATACGGAAGCTCTTCATTTTTTTGACGGAGAAACCTCGGAAAGAATAAATTAA
- a CDS encoding sugar ABC transporter permease codes for MKKQKTLYLSDRQPLTATGKIFLALSYSLMIIWAVLIIWPLAVIVISAFNGNQGKNISLQQTFKFSFKHFDYLFNKTYFFFWVRNTLIIAISTALLTLIIVSLTGYAYSRYRFTGKKIILMSIMLIQIIPVFTGLTAFYTLHSIISEAIPFFSRKAMLILIYTGGGIASNTFILKGYIDSISTELDDAARIDGCSNMQVYGLVIMPIARPMLAIIALWSFIGPFMDYMLPKILLTNSKDYTLTVGLFTLINDARTMNAPALAAGGLLTAIPIIILFISLQNQLVSGLSAGSVKG; via the coding sequence ATGAAAAAACAAAAAACACTTTACCTGTCGGATAGGCAGCCTCTAACCGCAACTGGAAAAATATTTCTTGCACTTTCATATTCGCTTATGATAATCTGGGCTGTCTTAATTATTTGGCCCTTAGCGGTTATAGTTATCTCCGCTTTTAACGGAAATCAGGGAAAAAATATTTCTCTACAGCAAACATTTAAGTTTTCATTTAAACACTTCGATTATTTATTTAATAAAACATATTTTTTCTTTTGGGTACGAAATACTCTTATAATTGCAATTTCTACGGCCTTACTTACACTTATAATCGTATCGTTAACGGGTTACGCTTATTCCCGATACAGATTTACAGGTAAAAAAATAATTCTTATGAGTATCATGCTTATTCAAATAATACCGGTTTTTACGGGGCTTACGGCATTTTATACCCTTCATTCGATTATTTCGGAAGCGATACCGTTTTTTTCAAGAAAGGCCATGCTAATCTTAATTTACACGGGAGGAGGAATTGCAAGCAATACCTTTATTTTAAAAGGCTATATAGATTCAATCTCTACCGAATTGGACGATGCGGCCCGTATTGACGGCTGTTCAAATATGCAAGTATACGGGCTTGTTATAATGCCTATTGCCCGTCCCATGCTTGCCATTATAGCCCTTTGGTCTTTTATAGGCCCGTTTATGGATTATATGCTGCCGAAAATCCTCCTTACAAATTCAAAAGACTACACTCTTACCGTAGGATTATTCACGCTGATAAATGATGCCAGAACAATGAATGCTCCGGCACTCGCGGCGGGAGGCTTGTTAACGGCAATACCGATTATAATTTTATTTATAAGTTTACAAAATCAACTGGTTTCGGGTCTCAGTGCAGGCTCGGTTAAAGGATAG
- a CDS encoding carbohydrate ABC transporter permease produces the protein MEYKIAELEIQHITELIKHIENLKNELSKQKEKLIKIDEAERLDILQKIKTLTLERKQQLDNDLKSLAEKKTKKLISKKAYKTESKAKKRSFKDDITSVSFLDTKMSIQEEIKNLKYRIKTDIKTKSRVLEADISAIRRKTPIEPEHIPLISYFTFLIPGLGQLFNKQYVKAALFFLGTVFIYVIAVPYILGFTNYQGGGITGLINLAGGGAKIDKSIIFMIEGIISLLLTVFSVLLYIISFKDVRNVELNAVKGIRRNTWFESKRSIEREGFPYLISFPALIIIVFIIVVPILTTVFISFTNMDPTHQNKFSWIGLQNYKLLAAGSGIAGKAFYLILGWTLIWTVGASTLSIAIGFILSLIVNQERIRGKAVFRTIYLLPWAVPAFITIMFFSIMVSRGGLITELIEKISGLSLDIKNNAHLTRTSLILLQSWLGSSYIFLLSTGVLQGIPKDLYEAADIDGATGFQKAIKITVPLVLFQTAPLLIIQYAFNFNNFSIIYLFNLGGPFNPSKYGNLAGASDILISYIYKLTIENQYQAIGAAVTMVISLVLMFIAFLNFKRTKSFKEN, from the coding sequence TTGGAATATAAAATTGCCGAACTGGAAATACAACATATTACCGAACTCATTAAACATATAGAAAATCTTAAAAATGAACTTTCCAAGCAAAAAGAAAAACTTATAAAAATAGATGAGGCGGAGCGTCTTGATATACTGCAAAAAATAAAAACATTAACATTAGAGCGTAAACAACAATTGGATAACGACCTGAAATCCCTTGCCGAAAAAAAGACAAAAAAGCTTATTTCAAAAAAGGCATATAAAACGGAATCAAAGGCAAAAAAACGTTCTTTTAAAGACGATATTACTTCCGTCTCCTTTTTAGATACTAAAATGAGCATTCAAGAAGAAATAAAAAATTTAAAATACCGCATAAAAACCGATATTAAAACAAAGAGCCGTGTTTTAGAAGCCGATATTTCGGCTATCAGACGTAAAACCCCCATAGAGCCGGAACACATTCCCTTAATTTCATATTTTACATTTCTTATTCCGGGTCTCGGACAGCTGTTTAACAAGCAATATGTAAAGGCAGCTCTTTTCTTTTTAGGAACGGTTTTTATTTATGTAATTGCCGTACCCTATATTTTAGGGTTTACCAATTATCAAGGCGGCGGAATTACAGGACTTATAAATCTTGCAGGAGGAGGAGCGAAAATAGATAAATCAATTATTTTTATGATTGAAGGAATTATATCTCTTCTCCTTACAGTATTTTCGGTTCTGCTATACATAATCTCTTTTAAAGACGTACGCAATGTAGAATTAAATGCGGTAAAAGGAATAAGAAGGAACACTTGGTTTGAAAGTAAGCGTTCGATTGAAAGAGAAGGCTTCCCCTACCTTATTTCTTTTCCGGCCCTTATAATAATAGTATTTATAATAGTTGTCCCTATATTAACTACGGTATTTATCTCATTTACCAATATGGACCCGACTCATCAAAATAAATTTTCATGGATAGGCTTACAAAATTATAAACTTCTTGCTGCGGGAAGCGGAATAGCCGGAAAGGCGTTTTATCTTATTTTAGGCTGGACTCTTATTTGGACTGTAGGAGCTTCAACCCTTTCAATCGCAATAGGTTTTATTTTAAGCTTAATTGTAAATCAAGAAAGGATAAGAGGCAAAGCCGTATTTAGAACAATTTATCTTTTACCGTGGGCGGTTCCCGCATTTATAACTATTATGTTTTTTTCAATAATGGTTTCACGCGGGGGCCTTATTACGGAGCTTATCGAAAAAATATCGGGCTTATCCCTTGATATAAAAAATAACGCTCATCTTACCCGTACAAGCCTTATCCTGCTGCAAAGTTGGTTGGGCTCTTCCTATATTTTCTTACTTTCAACCGGAGTTTTACAGGGAATCCCAAAGGACTTATACGAAGCGGCCGACATTGACGGAGCTACTGGATTTCAAAAAGCGATAAAAATTACCGTTCCATTAGTACTCTTTCAAACGGCACCTCTTTTAATAATTCAATATGCTTTTAATTTTAACAATTTTTCAATTATATATCTTTTTAATTTAGGAGGCCCTTTTAATCCCAGTAAATACGGTAATTTGGCGGGGGCATCGGATATATTGATTTCTTATATTTACAAACTTACCATAGAAAATCAATATCAGGCAATAGGAGCGGCGGTTACAATGGTAATTTCGCTTGTTCTTATGTTTATAGCTTTTTTAAATTTTAAAAGAACAAAGTCTTTTAAAGAAAATTAA